The Fervidicoccus fontis Kam940 DNA window GACCTTTAGAAATAAAAACTGCTACGATGCAATATATAAGCAGCGTCGCAAAGTATAAGCCTGATTATTACATAGATGATGTAAAGGACTGGATATGGTATTTGTATCCGTGGAACTACATGGAAGATTCTATAAATTTAGTGAAAAAGATCCTTCAGTCAGATCCTTTCAGAAAGTGGAGCGTTGATGAAATATCAAAAGGATTTAAAGAAGCATATGGCATTGACCCGCCTATAGAGCTGAACCAGGTAATTGAAGAGGGAATAAGAAGAGGTATATTTTATCACGAAAACGGAGAAGTCAAAATTAAGAAACAATATACAATTTAGGCAATATATGTTATTTTATTCATCTTCAAAACTTCTTTACTTCGTTCTTTTAATAATCACTGTAAATTTAAAACTTGATGAAGCAAAGATAAACTCGAGTCGGTAGAAATGAACGAAAAAGCTTTGAATTACGAGGTTTCTATATTTAAATATTTAGCAGAAAAAGGAGAGGCAAGTATAGATGAATTATCAGATGTTTTCAGCCTTCCTCCAAGCAATATTATTGAAAAGATAAAAAAGCTAAATGAGATTGGGCTATTTATAAATTCGGAAGACAACAAATTCAAAATTCCTTCAAGTTCTGATTTCAGCTTAATTGCTCTATATTTAAAGAGGATGAATACATTTATAAATTATAATATGATTTTTTATGAAGAATGCGATGGCTCTCAGGAAATTGCGGAAGAAATTGCGAAGAATGGAGCTGAAGAGGGCAATTTAGTATTGTGCGAAGAGATAAAAAATGCCAGGGGCAGGTTTGGAAGAAAATGGCATGCACCAAAAGGCGGTATTTGGTTTTCTTTAATTTTAAGACCTCCGTCTCTTGAATGGATAAATTTAATTTCTCTAGCAATGGGAGCCTCTGTATCTATTGCTATTGAAGACGTTTTGAATATTAAATCAGGGCTTAAATGGCCGAATGATGTTTTGATTAATGAGAAAAAAATCTGCGGAATTCTCAGTGAAGCTAAAATTACAGATGATAGGCTTGATTATGTAATTGTGGGAGTTGGGCTTAATGCAAATAATGAATTGCCAAACGAGCTTAAAGCTCAAGCTATTAGCCTTAAGCAGATATACGGACGCAATATTCCAGCGCTTCCTCTCCTTGGTAGGATTTTGTATCTGTTCGGCTGGGAGTATAAAAAAATAATTGAAGGCAGAGTTGAAGCTATAATAAGCGATTGGAAGCTACGCTCGTTGACCATAGGGAGAAAAGTTCGAATAGAAAATCGTGATGAAATCGTATATGGAACGGCTGTAGATATTGACACTGATGGTTCGCTCGTTGTAAATTTAGAAAATGGGAAAATAGAAAAATTTTATGCTGGAGACGTTTTTCATTTGAGGTTTTGAAAAAATAAGGCTGAAATCTTTGTCTTTAAGGGGGAATAAAAATGCTGGAGTTTTTCTATCGATGATAAGTATTAAAACGATACATGTATTGAATAAAGAATTGTCCCAAAGAAATAGATGAGGGATTAGCAATCCAGAAACGATCCAGAAGTGGATCTCTGATCGTTCTTACTGCCATGCATATGAAA harbors:
- a CDS encoding biotin--[acetyl-CoA-carboxylase] ligase gives rise to the protein MNEKALNYEVSIFKYLAEKGEASIDELSDVFSLPPSNIIEKIKKLNEIGLFINSEDNKFKIPSSSDFSLIALYLKRMNTFINYNMIFYEECDGSQEIAEEIAKNGAEEGNLVLCEEIKNARGRFGRKWHAPKGGIWFSLILRPPSLEWINLISLAMGASVSIAIEDVLNIKSGLKWPNDVLINEKKICGILSEAKITDDRLDYVIVGVGLNANNELPNELKAQAISLKQIYGRNIPALPLLGRILYLFGWEYKKIIEGRVEAIISDWKLRSLTIGRKVRIENRDEIVYGTAVDIDTDGSLVVNLENGKIEKFYAGDVFHLRF